The following are encoded together in the Primulina tabacum isolate GXHZ01 chromosome 18, ASM2559414v2, whole genome shotgun sequence genome:
- the LOC142533203 gene encoding uncharacterized protein C57A10.07-like produces MKTNYSFSYSNSPKSFKTYPRGDFDLESGIGKKSRRHKNDPLRMLKAVGNKIQHYLKLHPIMLFLIFLSIGITILIILSMHEGRFRMMPGYDKFNENVESYPFHNFRNLVMVAGHSIYTSSSCEKVDKEDAWYLELYQKNPGQAATFITHIQNGVEITANDDAALLLFSGGETRKNAGPRSEAQSYWVVAESKGWFGKQDQVRGRSLTEEHARDSFENLIFSICRFRELTGMYPHNITVVGYDFKEERFVHLHRSAIGFPESRFLYYGTPSTQKSREAALKGEALVRSQFQEDPYGCSGMLHRKKLARDPFHRSVPYPNGCPEIEGLFRYCGTDPYPGPLPWAQ; encoded by the exons ATGAAGACAAATTATTCATTTTCGTATAGTAATAGTCCCAAGTCGTTCAAGACCTATCCAAGGGGTGATTTTGACTTAGAATCTGGGATTGGTAAAAAATCAAGAAGGCACAAAAACGATCCTTTGAGGATGCTAAAAGCGGTAGGGAATAAGATTCAACACTATTTAAAGCTTCACCCCATTATGCTCTTCTTGATTTTCTTGTCAATTGGGATTACAATCCTTATTATATTATCCATGCATGAGGGCCGTTTCAGAATGATGCCTGGTTATGACAAATTCAATGAGAATGTGGAGAGTTATCCTTTTCATAACTTCAGAAACCTTGTAATGGTAGCTGGCCATTCGATTTATACGAGTAGTAGTTGTGAAAAGGTTGATAAGGAGGATGCTTGGTATTTGGAATTATATCAGAAGAATCCAGGTCAAGCTGCTACCTTTATTACACATATACAGAATGGAGTGGAGATCACGGCCAATGATGATGCGGCATTACTCTTGTTCAGCGGGGGTGAGACTCGGAAGAATGCTGGACCAAGGAGTGAAGCTCAGAGTTATTGGGTTGTTGCAGAGTCCAAAGGATGGTTTG GCAAGCAAGATCAAGTGAGAGGGAGATCACTTACAGAAGAACATGCGAGGGACAGCTTTGAGAATCTTATATTTAGCATATGTCGATTCCGGGAGCTTACTGGCATGTATCCTCACAATATAACA GTTGTAGGATATGATTTTAAGGAGGAGAGGTTTGTTCATCTTCACCGCTCGGCAATTGGATTTCCCGAATCGAGGTTCTTGTATTATGGCACGCCATCCACTCAAAAATCGAGGGAAGCAGCATTAAAAGGTGAAGCATTGGTAAGATCTCAATTTCAAGAAGATCCTTATGGTTGTTCAGGAATGTTGCACCGGAAAAAACTTGCCCGTGACCCCTTTCATCGGTCTGTCCCTTATCCTAATGGGTGTCCAGAAATTGAAGGACTGTTCAGATATTGTGGGACTGATCCATATCCAGGCCCCCTCCCTTGGGCACAATAA